A DNA window from Ignavibacteriales bacterium contains the following coding sequences:
- a CDS encoding PKD domain-containing protein, which produces MLKHLSFKIVDAKRTFALIFQFTIIIAIAVIALSGCKKNNPSEPTVGSKQSPPVAAFVANLTSTYTGGAIRFEDRSTGEPTAWEWSFGDGSTSNEQNPIHVYSKTGAYTVSLNVSNTGGSNVVTKLNYINIVQMYVQVRHASALTGSVSVSVKGVTYEIQKNGYCQIPVSSGVDLTIWECIWVSNAWSCRWDGPYHVFPSRRYRVIDASSVRWDLTLASD; this is translated from the coding sequence ATGTTAAAACATTTGTCTTTTAAGATAGTTGATGCTAAACGCACTTTCGCATTAATTTTTCAATTCACAATTATCATCGCTATAGCAGTTATTGCGCTGAGTGGATGCAAAAAAAACAATCCATCAGAACCGACCGTCGGTTCAAAACAATCTCCCCCTGTTGCTGCTTTTGTTGCAAATCTGACATCGACGTATACTGGAGGAGCTATTAGATTCGAGGATCGCTCTACTGGTGAACCGACAGCTTGGGAGTGGTCATTCGGAGATGGTTCAACCTCGAATGAACAAAACCCGATACATGTATATTCAAAAACTGGTGCTTATACGGTTTCTTTGAATGTAAGTAACACTGGTGGGAGCAATGTGGTGACAAAGTTAAATTACATCAATATAGTTCAAATGTATGTTCAAGTTCGTCACGCATCAGCTTTGACAGGCAGTGTCTCAGTGTCTGTCAAAGGAGTAACTTACGAAATACAAAAAAACGGATATTGCCAAATTCCAGTGTCAAGTGGAGTAGATCTTACTATCTGGGAATGTATTTGGGTAAGCAACGCTTGGTCGTGTCGATGGGATGGTCCATACCATGTTTTTCCAAGTAGGAGGTATAGGGTTATTGATGCATCATCTGTTCGTTGGGATTTAACACTTGCATCGGACTAA